The nucleotide sequence AACGCCTCCGCAGAGTCAGCCAGTCGGTAATCTCTACGGGACTAGCAAGAAAGCTCTGCACACGGTGCTCGAGCGCAATCGCGTCGTACTCATGGACACCGATCTGCTTGGCGCAATCAGCATTAGGCGCTACTGTGCTCGCGAGGTGGTGAACGTGAGGCCTGTAACCGTTTCGCGATCGAAGCGCAGTATGGCGCAGcagggcggtggtgccgctccCACCGTTCAGTCCCCACTAACCCTCtccacttcttctcttgcgcCTGTGTTCCTGGCACGTGAGCGCGCCGTGGCTCCCGCGGGCACGATTCTATCCACGGACGCGACATTGTCGTCCCCCTCGTGTGCTGCACCTGGGGTCACACGCACGCTGCGTTGCATGATCATCTTCATTGCGCCACCTAGCATGAAGGTACtggagcagcggctgcgggaACGCAAGAGTGAAACCGAAGCCTCGATTCAGCTGCGGATGAAGCTGAGCTGCCGGTGGATGAAGTGGGCCACGGAGAACCAGTCATTCTTTGACTACTACATCGTGAACGACGACCTTGAGCACTGCTACGCTCAAGTGAAGGAAATCGTGCAGGCAGAGGTGCTCATGCTGGGGAGCTCTCTCTGAAGAGAGGTTTCGGCCACTGGGAAGGAAAGTGGTATGATGCGAATTGgatggtggtgatggagaAGCGCAGTGACGTCGCGCACATtaacgaaaagaaaaagagaacgcaGAAAGTGCACCGGACGATGCGCCTGGACAAAACCCATCTCGTGCGCTTCATTTGCTTCTTTtgtgtttttgttttcgtttgctACCGCGCCGTACGAGAAAGAGCCATGGTTGCTCgattggcgctgctgctgctgctgctgctgtgacgtgGTCTACTGGCAAGTGCGAACCCTCATATGGTGCTGATCTGTTCGTGATTTCGTTTTTCCAAATTCTTccgcacgtctctctctctctctgtggctcCCAGGCGCGCGcgttctctcgctctgttcGTTCTTGACGTCTTCCCTCTGTTTGTTCTTCGCGACTGCATCGGGCCATGTGCGCGTTTTCTTACTCTACATTCCCCTAAGCCAGCCCCccacaccccctcccctcgctcgtTCTTGTCGTTTGGcttctttgcttgttttATGTTTCCCTCGTTTCGTTTGCGTAGTGATTTGTTGAGCTGCGGCCCCCGACTGCATCCGCCATGGCTCTCCGCACCCCcgttctctctgtgctttgTTGCCTTTACACTGGGGGTCTTGGAACGAAGCAAAGCAGAGATGAagtgtgcggtgctgctggggtgAAGGTACTG is from Leishmania panamensis strain MHOM/PA/94/PSC-1 chromosome 35 sequence and encodes:
- a CDS encoding guanylate kinase-like protein (TriTrypDB/GeneDB-style sysID: LpmP.35.2350); protein product: MSAAPKTSTPTISSVAVASAAHKTARQAMEPLKDTVTLSRLVDVLLFLGPSGCGKSTVIQRLQRDWPMLFEFSVSHTTRCPRRGEVDGQHYHFITMEEFQKLIDSGAMIEYSRLCLPKTSSTTPPQSQPVGNLYGTSKKALHTVLERNRVVLMDTDLLGAISIRRYCAREVVNVRPVTVSRSKRSMAQQGGGAAPTVQSPLTLSTSSLAPVFLARERAVAPAGTILSTDATLSSPSCAAPGVTRTLRCMIIFIAPPSMKVLEQRLRERKSETEASIQLRMKLSCRWMKWATENQSFFDYYIVNDDLEHCYAQVKEIVQAEVLMLGSSL